The Marivirga tractuosa DSM 4126 genome contains the following window.
TAGAAGAACAAGCTAAACTCTTAAAGAAAAGCATGGAGCAGGCTGAGGAAATGGTTGTAAAAGGTGAAAGTGGGAAATTGGAAACCTTAAGCTTATCCGGACAATTAATAAGTATTGAAAATGAATTAATTAAAAGCCGGAAAATGCTCAATGATAACATTCAAGCACTAAAGCAATTATGCTTTTGCGATCAATTGCCTGATTCTCCTACGGACTACAGTCGTTACGATTGGACTAATTCATTGGATTCTTTGACTTTAGATCCTGCTTTTACGCAAAGGAACGAGCAACAGCTTTTAGCTGCAGAGACCAATATCAAAGTGGGCAAAGCTCAGTATTTTCCAAATGCTTATATCGGTTATGTGAACCAAAGTTTACAAAATGTAACAGGTTATCAGAGCTTACAAGTAGGCATTAGCATTCCCATTGTTTACAATGGAGTAAAAGGAAAGATTGAGGAATTAAAAATCGAAAAGGACATTCAAGAATCCACTTTGGACTGGGAAAATAACGAAAGGAATCAAAGGCTGATCAGCGCTAAAAATGACTATGAAAATTATAATGCGCTCATTGATAAAAGCACTTCCATGATGGAGGAACTGGATAAATTAGAATCATCATCGGCTGAAGCACTCCAAATTGGAGAACTGAACTTTTATGAATTTGTGCAGAATTTAACAGCACTTTACAACATTCAAAAAACCAATTTAGAGCTTCAAAAAGAGATCGCCAACATTTCAATTGAATTACAATATTTAACAGAAAGAAAATGAAACTTATAAATATAATTATCCTATCATCCTTACTAGCTTTTGTGGCTTGTAGTGGAAAAGAAGAAACTATTGCTGAAGAACAGCAAGAGAATAAAAGTGAAATATCTTTAACGGAAGATCAGGTAAAGAACACCAATTTGAAAGTAGGGAAATTAGAAAAGGCACCCTTAGATAAAAAACTAACAACCATAGGTGAATTAGCCGTTGCTCCTAAAGATATAGCGGAATTACATCTGGTTCATCATGCTTTTATAGAAGGGACTGAGATTTTGCCTGGTGAAAAAGTGAAAAAAGGACAGGTCTTGGCTACTTTCTCCCACCCTGATATTCTCACTCTGCAAAGTAATTATCTCGCATCAGTCAATAACCTTAAGAGATTGGAGGCAGATTATAATAGGAAAAAAAGTCTGGTAGAGAATCAATCTATCTCTCTAAAAAGCTTTCAGGAAGCTGAGGCTAATTATTTTGAAGCTAAAGTGAATACAGATAGCAAAAAAAGTATGCTTCAAAAGTTAGGGATAAATGCTGTAAACTTGCAAAAAGGAAATTTACAGAATGTTTTAAGTCTAAGAGCAC
Protein-coding sequences here:
- a CDS encoding efflux RND transporter periplasmic adaptor subunit, coding for MKLINIIILSSLLAFVACSGKEETIAEEQQENKSEISLTEDQVKNTNLKVGKLEKAPLDKKLTTIGELAVAPKDIAELHLVHHAFIEGTEILPGEKVKKGQVLATFSHPDILTLQSNYLASVNNLKRLEADYNRKKSLVENQSISLKSFQEAEANYFEAKVNTDSKKSMLQKLGINAVNLQKGNLQNVLSLRAPFSGVITEVNISKGMLVEPSQSLFELVNLDEMHLEFNVFPKDVDQLKEGQRVSFKLPEGKIWYESTLHFINKKVSDNSVLAHADLPKTVNLPLGAQLEVQVHIKTDSLLLMPKKGILKQGDQIFIFEEISKGNYKKMEVKSLDENENFLGINPEDLDQSKKYVVDGAYYLNE